A region of Synergistaceae bacterium DNA encodes the following proteins:
- a CDS encoding 50S ribosomal protein L11 methyltransferase: protein MGLSEKADDSNFWWSIELEAEGAEAEVEETLSTVADLSGSIGAEIFGEKEKMVLRGTYLSSQDLFHWLSVLDALLPNFPGVRVRSHAKVENQDWQKQHLDAFPPFSVGVNLVVMAPWHRGKEPAGKTPLYIYPGSAFGTGYHESTQIALSLVERFIKAGDTVMDVGTGSGVLFIAALKLGALKATARDIDPTAISEARRNMDLNGLPSSACNLQTGNLVEGLESRADVLMANILLDPNLRLLKDVPRVLNPSGITIFTGMTVSERPSFLSALVAAKLSLLAELTQEDWWGCVARRT from the coding sequence TTGGGACTTTCGGAAAAAGCGGACGACAGCAATTTCTGGTGGAGCATAGAGCTAGAGGCGGAGGGGGCGGAAGCAGAAGTAGAGGAGACCCTCTCTACGGTGGCGGACCTTTCTGGAAGCATCGGGGCGGAAATCTTCGGAGAAAAAGAGAAGATGGTTCTGCGGGGGACCTATCTCAGCTCGCAAGACCTCTTTCATTGGCTTTCTGTCCTAGACGCGTTGTTACCGAATTTTCCTGGTGTTCGCGTTCGTTCTCACGCCAAGGTTGAAAACCAGGATTGGCAAAAACAACATCTGGATGCCTTTCCGCCTTTTTCCGTGGGCGTGAACCTCGTGGTTATGGCCCCCTGGCACAGAGGAAAAGAGCCCGCCGGGAAAACGCCCCTCTATATTTACCCTGGCTCGGCCTTCGGCACGGGCTACCACGAGAGCACTCAGATCGCTCTTTCTTTGGTGGAGCGTTTCATCAAAGCCGGCGACACGGTGATGGATGTGGGGACGGGATCAGGGGTGCTCTTTATCGCGGCATTGAAGCTGGGCGCACTCAAGGCCACGGCCCGCGACATTGACCCCACGGCGATCTCCGAGGCGCGCCGCAATATGGACCTGAACGGACTGCCCTCCAGCGCTTGTAACCTGCAAACCGGAAACCTTGTGGAGGGTCTGGAGAGCCGAGCCGATGTTCTGATGGCCAACATCCTTCTGGATCCGAACCTGAGGCTTCTGAAGGATGTGCCCCGCGTGTTGAACCCATCGGGGATAACGATCTTCACAGGAATGACGGTGTCGGAGCGTCCCTCCTTCCTGTCCGCCCTTGTCGCGGCAAAGCTGTCTCTTTTGGCCGAGTTGACGCAAGAGGACTGGTGGGGCTGCGTGGCGAGAAGAACTTGA